The sequence ACGATGGGGTTGGCTGATATCAATCAAGCCTTTGACCTGATGCATGAAGGCAAAAGCATTCGTACAGTCATCCACTTTGATAAGTAAATACTTAAGCAAGCGCTGAATAATTACCTGTGTTGTCAGGGCGGTGTTAAAGAACGGTTCACAATCGTTAGATTAAACGTGCTTTAGCACAGCCCCAAAGGGGTGAGCGAAGCGAATAAAATGCTCATTTACTATGTGTAAACTGCGCTTTTTCGCTGACTTGACTCGCTAGCGCTCGCCCTTCGGGTCAGTCTTTGGCTGTTACTCCCGTTGGTCGTTGCGCCTAACCCTGACTGCTTCGCCAAGATTATTCAGTGCTTCCTCAAATCTTCGTGTTTCTAATTATTTTAAATAATAGATAGCCAGTTCTGGCTGTCTTCTGTGTTTTAAAGTCTCTTAAAAGTGCCGTTGCTTACGTTGAGTAGGCGTTAAACCTAGGGCGTTCGGGTGACGTGATCTCTGTTAGTGCAATCACGCTGTGCGTGCGCTTGGCAGTCCATTTTGTTTGGTGGCTGCAAGCTAAGGCAGCGGATAGATTTATGCGCCGCGCATGTCTTTTTCATCACGCCTAATACAGCGATAGTCAAAGTGTGCTATACTTGAGTTAAGTTTAAAAGTCAAGATATGTGGGGCAGGCTTTTTTGTGCTCTATGTATTTTATTTAGGAGTAGTTTATGAATACGTTTAAAGGATTAATGAAGCCTCTTTTAGTGAGCGTGCTCGCCGTATCTGCTGGTTATGCGTTTGCCGTTGACCCAGCTGCAGGTATGGGGGTTGAGGGTATGCATGGGGAGGGTGTCCCTGCTTTTGATGATTTTGATCTAGATGGCGACAAAGCTATTAGCAAGGAAGAGTTTACTAAGGCCCGTACATCAAAAATCAGTGAGCGTGCTGCGCAGGGTCGCCAAATGCGAGGATTAGCAGATATTGTCTCGTTTGAAGAAATTGATACCAATAATGATGGCTTAATTTCGCCAGAAGAATTTGCAGCCGCAACAAAGAAAATGCAAGAGCAAAAGCAAGGCGAGCGTATGAATCAACGTGGCGCTATGGGCCAAGGCCAAGGCATGAACCAAGGGCAAGGTCGTGGCCAAGGCCAAGGCATGAACCAAGGGCAAGGTCGTGGCCAAGGCCAAGGCATGAACCAAGGGCAAGGTCGTGGCCAAGGCCAAGGCATGAACCAAGGGCAAGGTCGTGGCCAAGGTCAAGGCATGAACCAGGGCCAAGGTCGTGGTCAAGGTCAAGGCATGAATCAGGGTCAAGGCATGGGTCGCGGTGGTGCACAGCAAAATGCAATGCCATCCTTTGCTGACTTTGATCTAAACAATGATGGAAAGATCAGTGAAAAAGAATTCACTGAAGCGCGTACCGCACGAATTAGTGAGCGTGCTACAGAAGGTCGCCAAATGCGAGGCCTCGCGGATGCCGCTTCGTTTGCTGATATCGATACCAATAATGATGGTTCAATTTCGCCAGAAGAATTTGCAGCCGCAACAAAGAAAATGCAAGAGCAAAAGCAAGGCGAGCGTATGAATCAACGTGGCGCTATGGGCCAAGGCCAAGGCATGAACCAAGGGCAAGGTCGTGGCCAAGGCCAAGGCATGAACCAAGGCCAAGGTCGTGGTCAAGGTCAAGGCATGAATCAGGGCCAAGGTCGTGGCCAAGGTCAAGGCATGAATCAGGGTCAAGGCATGGGTCGCGGTGGTGCACAGCAAAATGCAATGCCATCCTTTGCTGACTTTGATCTAAACAATGATGGAAAGATCAGTGAAAAAGAATTCACTGAAGCGCGTACCGCACGAATTAGTGAGCGTGCTACAGAAGGTCGCCAAATGCGAGGCCTCGCGGATGCCGCTTCGTTTGCTGATATCGATACCAATAATGATGGTTCAATTTCGCCAGAAGAATTTGAGGCGTATCAGCAAATGCATCGCCAAAATATGGGTCGCTAAGCTAGGATTACCCCAGTCACTTAGCGAGTCGCGAGCTGGCTGGAACAAACAAGCAGACACAGCGCAGGAGTGATACCTGCGCTGTGTCTGCTTTAACGCAATTATTAAGCAAGCGGGCTCGCGCTCTCCCTTCAAATGATCTCTTTATCGAGCGGATGTTTGGCGATCTGCCGCAGTTCTTTAGCGATGAAGATCAGCTACGTGCAATATGGAGCGATCCAACCACACGTGAAAAGCTGCTGGAAGACTTAGCTGAAGCGGGTTATGACGATGAGAAACTGAACAGCATGAAAGAGCTGATTGATGCCAGAGACAGCGATGTGTATGACGTGCTGGCGTATGTCGCTTACACCGCGCAAACCCGCACCCGCGGTGAGCGTGCGCAGCGTGCCAAGCCGCTTATCAAGAAAGCCTTTGCCAACTATAAGCAGCATGAGTTTGTCGATTTTATTCTGGAGAAGTACGTTGCCGATGGTGTGAATGAGTTAGCTGCTAAAAAAATACGCAGTCTGATTGAGTTGAAATACAACACCATCAGTGATGCTGCAAGCGAGCTCGGTTCAACGGCGGTAATTCGTGAAACCTTTATTGGTTTTCAACAGTATTTGTATAGCGAGTAGGTTGTAAGCCTTTCTAATAACTAGGGATTTGGAATCTCATTTAGTGGTTTAGAGCGTTTTAGCTGATGACTGTCTCAATGCAGTAGTGTTCTGAAGCTCATTCCGTAAGATGCATAAGGTTGGTGGCTGCTGCATGATCATAATGATGCGCGCTTTGCAATTTCACCAATAAGCTTCGTGCGAACATTGCTCTCCCAGTAATAGAGTTGAGTCTGTCACGGCATTAGCGGTGGGTAGATTGAGGGTGAAAGCTGTCTAGCAGGATTCCCTGTATAGCCCAGTGTCTAGTCTAGAAAAAACAAACACTTAGATTAAAAAAGGCTTACGCCGGTCTGACGTAAGCCTTTAGTTTTACTAGGGTAATTTGGTCGGGACGGAGTGATTCGAACACTCTACCCCTTGCACCCCATGCTTTTAATGAATGGACGGTGCTGGAAGGTGGTGGACAAGAAGTAGGCCTTCAAGCTATTGTTTTTGCCGGGTTTAATGGTGATTTACTATCCTTTGGTGTCCAGTTGCATCCAGTGAGAACAAGTTTCTTCTATGGGGTAAAAATGGGGTAAAATTCAGCAATCAAAATACTAAGGTTTTTAGAATGGCTAGAGTCACTGTGAAAATGCTTGAGGCATTTACACCTACTGAGCATGGAAAAGTTTTCCGTGAAAATGGTGGTCTTGTTGGTAAGGTTCGTGCTGGGGTGAAAGGGGTCACTGTTTTATTTCGTTATGAGTTTTCTCTTGGTGGTAAAAAAAATGATTATGCCTTGGGTTCGTGGCCTAAAAGTACACTGGCTGATATTAGAGCTAAGCGCGATCAAGCTCGGGTTAGTGTAGCTCAAGGAGTGGATCCAGGTGCTGCTAACAAAGCAGCCCGTATTGAGGCAAAAGCTGCAATTGCTTCGACTATAGCTCAGGAAGCGTTGGAAGCTTCAGAAAGTCTTACTGTAGCCGATATGTTTACTGCTTGGGTTCGAGATGGCGTATCTAGAAAAGATGATAATTTAGAATTGAAGCGCAGGTTTGAAAAGGATGTATTACCAGCAATAGGGAAAACGGTAGTCAAAGAGTTGACTGAAGCAGACTTGTTAACGCTATTACGCCGAGTTAAATCCAGGGGCGTAAAAGATGATCCTCAGCGGAACATGAACCGTTCTCTGGAGATACTTCACAGCGATATAGGCCAAATGCTGCGCTGGGCTGAAAAGCGTCAGCCTTGGCGTATGTTGATGGCTCAGCATGGTAATCCTGCTGACCTTATTGATATTACTACCTTATTGGATGACGACTATCAGACTGAGCGTGACCGTGTTTTAACTGAGGCAGAAATTAGAGAGCTTAAAAATAGATTTCAGCAGCTTGAGGACGATTACATATCTTTATCGCCTGGACAGAAATACTCTGGCATAAGGCCTGTTAATACACGAACTCAGTGTGCGCTATGGATTTGCTTGTCTACTCTTTGTCGTATCGGTGAGTTGCTAATGAGTCGTTGGGAGGATGTCGATCTTCAAGCTGGAACATGGTTTATACCTGCAACAAATACTAAAGCGCATAAGGGTAAAAAGCAGGAGCATCATATAGTCCTCTCTCCGTTTGCAGTGCAACAGTTTAAACGTCTCTTTGCAGAAACGGGGCATACTGATTACTGCTTTCCATCGCGGGATGCTGAGAGTCATGTTTGTGTTAAAACTGTGTCCAAGCTTGTAGGCGACAGGCAAGTTCGGTTCAAAAAGCGCAGCAAGCCTTTGTCTGGTCGTCATCATAATGACAGTCTAATTTTATCTGGTGGCAAGAATGGCGGCTGGACGCCTCATGATCTTAGGCGTACTGGAGCTACTATGATGCAAGAGCTGCAGGTTCCTCTTGACGTTATCGATCGTTGCCAGAATCATGTCATGGAGGGCTCTAAGGTGCGCAGGCACTACTTAAAATATAATTATGCAGAGGAGAAATCTGCTGCATGGTTGGCTTTAGGAAAGCGCTTAGAGGAGATTCTTAAAAGTTAGGGTCTGTTGACGTTTCATTACATTGGCAGCCATAACAACCCACAAGCCATGGCAACGGTGCTTTGATAATTACGTTTTAACTTATCATATCGCGTTGCCAGACCTCGAAATTTCTTCAAGCGCGCAAACGCATTTTCAACTAGATGACGATCACGGTACAGCGACCAATTCATATCCCCATTGCCCGCGACTGAGTTTGATCTTCTTGGTATAACGTAAGCGTAACAACACCCACACCTAGCACAACTGCGATCATTCGTTAGAGCATGCCGATGCTTAGCTAAGCTTGATATTCCAAGGCGAAAGCGTATCGATATCAGCAGCGCTGGTATGCGGTAGTTGTTCGAACAACGCTTGAAGATATACAGCAGGTTGCAGGTCGTTGGCTTTGGCTGTTTCAACGAGACTATAAAGAATAGCACTGGCTTTGGCGCCGCTGCGGGTGTTGGAGAACAACCAGTTTTTACGGCCAATCACAAAAGGTTTAATCGCACGCTCAGCACGATTGTTGTCGATGCTAACCAGCCCATGCTCAAGATAAGCCGTCAGTTTGTTCCATTGGTTCAAGCTGTATTGCAGTGCTACACCAATGGCTGTTTTTGGTGGCACTTGCAGCACTGTTTTATCCAGCCAAGCCTTGAGCTGCTGCATAATCGGCGCAGACTGTTCTTGCCTCACCTGTCGTTTATGTTCAGGCGTTGCATCGGCGATTGATGTTTCAATGCCATACAGTTTTTGAATCAAGTTGAGTGCTTGGTCAGCACGCCCTGTTTTGCCTTTAGGTTGAACCGCTTTAGCTTCAATAAACTTGCGCCGAGCATGCGCCCAACAGCCAACTAATGTGGCTTCAGTATGGTTATAACCGGCATAACCGTCGACTTGCAGCAAGCCGGTGTAGCCTTGCAAAAAGGTCTCAGGACAAGCGCTTGCACGTCCATCCTGATAGTCATACAGAACAATATTGGGCGGGCCATCGGCTGATTTTTTATCGGCGCCACAGCCATAAACCCACATATAACACTGCGACTTTTCAGTTTCGATCACTTTTACTGGCGTGTCATCGGACCAGATGGCTGGCTGCTTCAGTATTTGTTGATGCCAGTGCTCATACAGCAGTTCAAGCTGCTCACTGAGCTTGACCAACCATCGACTCATGGTCTGTCGATGCAGCTCAATACCAAAGCTTTTGAATAATGCTTCTTGACGATACAAGGGCAAGCCAAACTGGTACTTAGCGCTGATAATTTGTGCCAGTAACGTCGGTGTAGCGATGCTCTTAGGCAAAATACTCGCTGGAACGGGTGCGATTTTAATCTGGGTTTGTGTTGCGTTTTTCTCGCAGCAACGGCAGCTGTATTTAGGGCGAATATGGCGGATGACTTTAACGGTCGCAGGGATAAATTCCAGTTTCTCGCTGACCTCTTCACCCATGCGGTGTAAATCATTACCGCAGTCGTTGCACACTTTATCCGCGGCAGGAATGTCGTGAACAACGTCTTCGCGAGGTAGTTCTGCAGCTAAACTTGGGCGACGGGTTTTCTTGCGGGTGTAGGTGATGGTTTCATCTGCAGCGATTTCTTCTTCGCTGGGCGCAAGCAGCTCTTCTGCTTCGTTAAACAACTCACCTTGACCTGGATAACCTTCGCTACTGGCAGCAAAACGCTGCTTGAGTGAGAGCTGCCATTTTTCAAGCGTCTCATAGTACAGCTGCTGATACTTTTTAGACTCGCCCTGCAATGACAAAACGAGTGCTTTTAAGCTCTCGATATCATCAGGCAAGGTGGTTGAGTCAGTCGTTTTCATGGCGTTTATTTTACTATAAAGCGTCTGCAAAAGCCTTTAAAAACAACCATTTAATTAGACGTAACAGCTATAGATACAATCTTTTTATGCCAATCCAGTAGCGCTTGTTTTTCTCAGTAAGTGCTACTGAACTGTAGCGGCTTATGGCCTTTCATTCGCTCAATATCCAGCCCCTCAAGCAGCCAACTCCATTGGCGCTCAGACAATGTCAGTACTTCACCGCGCATCTGTTTTGGCCATTTGAATGTGTCTTTTTCAAGACGCTTATACCACAGGCAAAAACCTGTTTGATCCCAGTACAAGACTTTAACTTTATCGCGCTGACGATTACAAAATACAAACAGTGCGCCGCTGAAGGCTGATAACCGCATGTGCTCTTCAACGATCACACAAAGCCCATTGATACTTTTGCGAAAATCCACCGACTGCTTATGCAAGTAAATGGCCGGAGGCTCAACAAACATCTTCATACCGACAGCGCTTTGATTAAACCCGCAAGCCAGCGAGGATCAACCGACAAAGGCAAAGTGAGTTCAGTTTGCTGAAAGTTCAACGTCAGTGATGCAGCTAAATTAACCGCTGGCGTGCTCATCGATTGAGCCTGCACCTGCACAAAAGCAGACTCAGAGTGAGTATTTAATAACTCACTGCGGCGCTTGTTAAAATACTTAGGATTGAGCTTAAGCGCAGCGCAGAACTCGACCTGGGTTTGCCCGCTGCGCTCAAAAGCTTCAATTAACTCTAACCACTGCGCTGTGTTGCGATATTGGCGGCTCATACATCACCTCGTTTATTAAAACGGGTAAGCTATGGCATCAGAAAAGCGTTGGCTATGTGGGGTTGTTGTTACGCTTACGGTATAACCGCATCAGCGCCTTTGCTTTTAATCTGCTCACGAATCTTTCCGCTATCATAGCCTTTGTCCGCTACTATCGCGGTCGTAGGTGGTAACTTTTCAATCAGTTCGCTTGCTGCAGTGCTGTCATGAATCTCGCCACCCGTCACTGTAAATTCAATGGGTAAGCCGTAACTATCAACAGCTAAATGAATTTTAGTTGTATTTCCTGCACGGCTTTTACCGATTGCTTGTGGCTCAACACCTTGGGCGCCTGCGCTATGTTGATGGGCTTTAACATAGCTGCCATCGATAAATATCCACTCCGTATCAGGCTCTTGGGTAAGCGTTTTAAACAGCGTGAGCCATTTACCTTTTTTTGACCACTCATTAAATTTTTTGTAGACCGAATTCCATCGTCCAAAACAAGTAGGTAAGTCTCGCCACGCACAGCCAACACGTAGCCGGTAAAGCATTCCTTCAGCAACCATGCGTAAGTCATACTTGTTATAAATATTTTTTTGAAGGATCATTCCTTTTAGCTTCGACCAGTGCTCATCGCTGAGCATTAATCGGGGCATAGCAAACTCGTTTTGTTTTTGTGTAGGAACTTAAATATTACGAGTTTGCTTCTTTTTTTCAATGACTTACGGGCAAACGTCAACAGGCCCTAGGCTCTTGTCATGCTGTAAGTAGAGGAATGGTTAAGGAAACGCTGAATAAAACCAATCAAACCAGCCAATCCATGCGGATTTAAAATTCAGCTCTTAAATTTCAACTTCAGGGCCATAAATAACCTTTTTATCAGCAGTTTTACCCGTTTTTGCTGCTTTTACCGGCAGCTTACCGGTTTTTAGGCGGATTTATCCCGCCAACGGCATACATCGCTTCGACAAGAACAGGTTTGCCAAGGCAAACAGGCTATAGAGATGGGCTGTGTTTTTCGCCAAGCCACGGTAGCGAGTCTTGCGGTGACCAAAGTGCACTTTGACCCAGTAAAAGGGATGCTCAACCTTAGCGCGTATCCGGCTCTTTAATTTTTCGATTTTGTCAGCCAGTTGACCTTCTTCTGTGCCGCTATCGCGCAGCTTTCGACGCTTTCCATGGCGCATGGCTACCACCCACTCCACATCTTTATCCTTATTTTCTTCCCGTTTGTCAGCCCCCAGATAACCAGAATCACCGTATACCTGCTGTTCCTCGCCGTGTAGCAAAGCATGAGCTTGGTTCACGTCGTGCACGTTGGCCGCAGTGGTGACCAGTGTGTGCACCAAACCGCTAGCCGCATCAACACCGATGTGAGCTTTCATGCCAAAGTAATACTGATTGCCTTTCTTAGTGGAGCGCATTTGCGGATCACGGCTTTTACTCTTATTCTTGGTGGAAGGTGGTGCGGCAATAATTGTAGCGTCAACCACCGTGCCTTCCTTGAGGTACAAGCCCTTGCTCGCCAGTTGGTAATTGACCGCAGCAAAAATTTGTTGAGTCAAGCTGTGAGTTTCCAGCAGACGACGAAAACGCAACAAAGTGGTCGCATCCGGCACGGCATCACGCCCAAGATCAATATCCATAAACAGCTGAATTGCTGCGCTGTCATAAACGGCATCCTCAGTTCCTTCATCGGAAAACCCCATGACCTGCTGTAGGATGTACATACGTAACATGCGAGAAAGCCCCATAGTCGGACGACCTCGTTTGCCGTCAGATTTCGGATAGTACGGCTCAATCACTGATTCCAGAACAGACCAAGGCACCAGAGTTTCCAGGTCCATCAACAGTCGATCCCTACGGGTTTGCTTCTTTTTGCTGACGAACTCGGCTTCGGCGAAAGTGATTTGCATGACTGTGGACTCGATACTAATTACGGATTGGACTATTTTACCAAAGGCTGCAGCCCGCTTGGGGTTTGTTCAGTGTTTCCTTAAGTAATGAGTTCAATGCAAACTATGTTAGATGCTTTTGATGCAATGAGTCTGCTTGCTAGTTTAATTGGGCGTGATGTCAGGCCAAAAAGCTTTATTAGATTTTTGCAGACGTACAAAGTTGATTCTTACATTTGCTCAGAAAGACTTTGTTTCACTCTGCAAAAACATAAGCTAAAAAATAAATTATCGATTGCTCAATTAGATGCAAAAGATGGTGAGGAATATACCCTAGGATCTTCGGCTATTTTATGCTCGAATAATGAAATGACAGTGTTAACTGATGATGGTTTTGAAGTTGAGTTTTCCAAGGGAACATTTCAGAAGGTATTTCACTGCTCGGTAATCTATTACCCTGACAAGTTTAGGCTTCTAAGCTTATGTAATCCAGATCTTGAGGGGGTCAGTACTATAGGGGAACTGGTTAGATGGAGATCGCCAGAGCTTCTTTCCGATATACTTGAGCCCGTTTTTCAAGAGGCAGATATTCACGACGCCGCAAAGAAAATAAAAAAGGGGGCAACTAGCAACAATAAAAAAATTAAATTATTTAAGTACCAGGTAAGGCAGTCGTTAATTTTGGAGGCTATTAGAGAGTTAGGTTATGATCCAAAGAATATGCCACCACATGAAAAAGGCAAGTCTGGTATTAAGTCCGTGGTTAGGGGTAAGCTAAAAAAAGAACTTATTTTTAAAGGAGAGCATGCCTTTGACGGGGCTTGGGCTCAATTGCTTAAATCTAAGGATATTGTAGAAGTTAAGGTCTTATAACCATTGGATTGTGTCCATTAAACATTATCCAATGGTTGTCTTAATCGCCTCAACATCAGTTACTGGGTGCTTACTGATTATCTGCTTCCTCAACCGCAAACAGCTTTATTTCACCCTTATGCACCATAAACGGGAAGGGGTTGATAAGTTCTGGGTGCGCTTTAATTTGCTCCGAAGTTAAATATTTGGGTGCAGAAACGTAGTGAACTGACCAATCAGGCTGGTACTTAGTAAGCCAGCGCAACTCATTAAAATCACGGGCTATAACATAATATTCTTTATTCTCGCGCTTGAGGTTTAACGCCATAACCAGCATAGCGCGTTTTAGCTTGTCCTTTGGCTTGAATAAATAGGCTTGGTACGGCTGCCCTGTAATTTCTTTTGGAGCTGTGACAGTTTTTACTTCTGGCATTCTTGTCGTGATTGCAAAAACACATGCTCTGCTGTTTTTACCTCCCTCCTTGCACATATCACCAAAATTTCTGACTGTGATTACAGTGTTGTGAAAAGCAGGCTGCCAAGGTAAAAACTGAATATCTAAATCATCATCACGCGATGGAACCATGCCGCGCTCAGTAATGCTGCGCATCACACCCTCTACGCGCATCTCGTGAAACTTATCCATGGCATCTTTAGCAGAGCTGGCTTGGTCTACTGGGAACCAAGCAACAGTGGTGTCTTGGTGCATGAGTAATGTAGGCGGGCCTGATAACGAACCAAGTAGCAAGTCTACAGCCATAAAGCCGTTCATGCCTGACGATCCGAACGAGCTAGGAAATGCCATCATGCCGCCGGCTACACCCACGCCAAGCAAATCAGTTGATGCCTGCTCTAGGTTTTGAGTCTCACCCTTAGCCACCTCAATATCCTTGATATGTAGCTGTGAAGTTTTTGGTGGGTTGATGTCACTCAATACGGACACGTTGTAAGCAAAGCTTTTGCTCGGCTCAAAAGTTTGCACCAGCGGCTCTTTTCCACCCGACAAGCTGGCACAGCCTGCAGTTACCATAGCGGCTAAAATAGCTGATGAAAATCCTAATTGTTTAATAGTCCTTGCAAACATAACGTCCACCTAATGGGTTAATTTCAATAATCCAAAATCGTTTCCAGCAGTGTAATTACACATCTCGGTAATAGCTGGTAACCAAAATGCCTGGAGCGTTTTCCCGGCGCAAAATTGTAACGTGCAAATTTGACTCGGGATTGCGCCAAACTTCAAGGTTATCATCGCCGTACTTGGCTAACTTATGCTTTAAAACACTTTCAGGCAGAGTTGTTTTACGGAAGCTGTAAGCTCTGTTTGATGTCATAGCATTAAAAAAAGAACGCTCTGGATTGGCCACAGGATCACGATTTCTTTCATTCAGTCGGGCTTCGTATTGCTCAATAGCATGCCGAGTTATGTAAAGCGGCCCCATTGGAGTTTCCCAGAGTTCTTGGGGGATAAGGTTGCCATTGTCGCTTGCATCAATACTGTCAAGTTGTTGGGTGTCAGAGCTACCAAACAGTGGGTCGGTGTACTGTTGCTTCATCACTTTGATCTGCACACCAAACATCGGACCAGTTAAAAAAAGACCGTATGGGACAATATGTTCCTTGGCGCTTCGTCCTTGCGCGATTTTCTTGATCGCACCGGAAAATACATGTAGCTCATAGCCCTTGCCACTGATTGGTTTGCGACCAAATATCTGTCGGGTAAAAAGCAAGTGCCTTGTGGTGATTAGCTCGGCAATCAGCGCCTGATCGCGGGACTCACTACTGAATTGAACGGTAACAATGCCATGATTTTTCAGGCCGGTAGACCAGTGCACATTGATGTTATTTAAAGTGTCGGTCACCACGGGTACGGTACTCAGTGTCATCACTTCATTCTCTCCCAAGTTTTGCCAGCAGACCCTGACGGGTGCTTATGCTGCGTTAATTCCTGATGACTAAGTTATGACAGATTTTGATTGGCGCAAGTGTCAGAAACCTGGCCTAAAGCGCTTTAAGTGCTTGATTGGCGTAGGTCATGCAGTACGGTTACTCACTTACTCACTTACTCACTTACTCACTTACTCACTTACTCAGATGAGTGATTGATGCGATAAAGACTTTGCAGGGATCGCATTGCATGCCTATAATTTAACTGTTTTTATATACAGTATTATTCATCGGTGCAAAATTATGTATGTTTCAGTGATTGGCAAAAGTTGCAGTTCCACCTATATCGCTGACAAGAAGCTGGCTATCCCGCTTTTCCTTGATCGCGTTCCAGCCGGTTTTCCATCGCCAGCGCAAGATTATGTTGAGAGAGCACTTGATCTTAATGAGCTGTGCATCAAGCATCCTGCGGCAACGTTTTTTGTCAGGGTTGAAGGTGATTCAATGATTGAAGCAGGCATTTATCCCAATGACGTTCTGGTGGTTGATCGCTCTGTTAGAGCAGAGCATGGTGATATTGTTATTGCCGGTTTTCATGGCGAACTGACTGTTAAAGAGCTTGAACTCAAGCCAGTGACGCGCTTGATACCCCGTAATAAAGCCTACCCAGCCATTGATGTGCCAGAAGGGTGCGAGCTGGATATCTTTGGTGTTGTCACCAGTGTCGTACGTAACATGCGGCGTAAGTCATCAGCCAAGCCATGAGCACTGTATTTGCACTCGTAGACTGCAATAACTTCTATGCCAGTTGCGAAAAACTGTTCCGTCCAGATTTAAAAAACGCCCCGCTGGTAGTGTTGTCCAACAACGACGGCTGTGTGGTGGCTCGCTCAAAAGAAGCCAAAGCGCTGGGCATTAAAATGGCTGTGCCTGTCTTTCAAATTCAGGAACAAATCCAACAGCACGACATCCAGTTGTTTTCCTCAAATTACGCCCTGTATGCAGACCTTAGTTGTCGTGTCATGACAATCTTGGAAGGATTAGCCCCTAGGGTTGAGGTGTATTCGATTGATGAGGCGTTTTTAGATTTAAGCGGTTTAGGCTCAACTGTGTCGCTGCTAGAGTTTGGTCAAAACATTAAAGAGACAGTTGTTCAATGGGTTGGACTGAGTGTGTGCGTAGGTATAGCACCCACCAAAACGCTGGCAAAGCTGGCTAACCACGCAGCAAAGAAATACCCCGCCACAGGTGGCGTTGTTGACCTGACCAGTCGAGAGCGGCAACAGAAACTCCTAGCGATTACACCGGTTACTGATGTTTGGGGTGTTGGGCGTAGGCTTGGCAAGCGCCTTGAAATGATGGGCATTAAAACAGCATCGGATTTGTCTAAATGTTCTCCTGTAACAATCCGTAATTCATTTTCCAT comes from Pseudomonas sp. C27(2019) and encodes:
- a CDS encoding IS5 family transposase encodes the protein MQITFAEAEFVSKKKQTRRDRLLMDLETLVPWSVLESVIEPYYPKSDGKRGRPTMGLSRMLRMYILQQVMGFSDEGTEDAVYDSAAIQLFMDIDLGRDAVPDATTLLRFRRLLETHSLTQQIFAAVNYQLASKGLYLKEGTVVDATIIAAPPSTKNKSKSRDPQMRSTKKGNQYYFGMKAHIGVDAASGLVHTLVTTAANVHDVNQAHALLHGEEQQVYGDSGYLGADKREENKDKDVEWVVAMRHGKRRKLRDSGTEEGQLADKIEKLKSRIRAKVEHPFYWVKVHFGHRKTRYRGLAKNTAHLYSLFALANLFLSKRCMPLAG
- a CDS encoding EF-hand domain-containing protein: MNTFKGLMKPLLVSVLAVSAGYAFAVDPAAGMGVEGMHGEGVPAFDDFDLDGDKAISKEEFTKARTSKISERAAQGRQMRGLADIVSFEEIDTNNDGLISPEEFAAATKKMQEQKQGERMNQRGAMGQGQGMNQGQGRGQGQGMNQGQGRGQGQGMNQGQGRGQGQGMNQGQGRGQGQGMNQGQGRGQGQGMNQGQGMGRGGAQQNAMPSFADFDLNNDGKISEKEFTEARTARISERATEGRQMRGLADAASFADIDTNNDGSISPEEFAAATKKMQEQKQGERMNQRGAMGQGQGMNQGQGRGQGQGMNQGQGRGQGQGMNQGQGRGQGQGMNQGQGMGRGGAQQNAMPSFADFDLNNDGKISEKEFTEARTARISERATEGRQMRGLADAASFADIDTNNDGSISPEEFEAYQQMHRQNMGR
- a CDS encoding site-specific integrase, translating into MARVTVKMLEAFTPTEHGKVFRENGGLVGKVRAGVKGVTVLFRYEFSLGGKKNDYALGSWPKSTLADIRAKRDQARVSVAQGVDPGAANKAARIEAKAAIASTIAQEALEASESLTVADMFTAWVRDGVSRKDDNLELKRRFEKDVLPAIGKTVVKELTEADLLTLLRRVKSRGVKDDPQRNMNRSLEILHSDIGQMLRWAEKRQPWRMLMAQHGNPADLIDITTLLDDDYQTERDRVLTEAEIRELKNRFQQLEDDYISLSPGQKYSGIRPVNTRTQCALWICLSTLCRIGELLMSRWEDVDLQAGTWFIPATNTKAHKGKKQEHHIVLSPFAVQQFKRLFAETGHTDYCFPSRDAESHVCVKTVSKLVGDRQVRFKKRSKPLSGRHHNDSLILSGGKNGGWTPHDLRRTGATMMQELQVPLDVIDRCQNHVMEGSKVRRHYLKYNYAEEKSAAWLALGKRLEEILKS
- a CDS encoding type I restriction-modification enzyme R subunit C-terminal domain-containing protein is translated as MSALTQLLSKRARALPSNDLFIERMFGDLPQFFSDEDQLRAIWSDPTTREKLLEDLAEAGYDDEKLNSMKELIDARDSDVYDVLAYVAYTAQTRTRGERAQRAKPLIKKAFANYKQHEFVDFILEKYVADGVNELAAKKIRSLIELKYNTISDAASELGSTAVIRETFIGFQQYLYSE
- the umuD gene encoding translesion error-prone DNA polymerase V autoproteolytic subunit; translation: MYVSVIGKSCSSTYIADKKLAIPLFLDRVPAGFPSPAQDYVERALDLNELCIKHPAATFFVRVEGDSMIEAGIYPNDVLVVDRSVRAEHGDIVIAGFHGELTVKELELKPVTRLIPRNKAYPAIDVPEGCELDIFGVVTSVVRNMRRKSSAKP
- the tnpB gene encoding IS66 family insertion sequence element accessory protein TnpB (TnpB, as the term is used for proteins encoded by IS66 family insertion elements, is considered an accessory protein, since TnpC, encoded by a neighboring gene, is a DDE family transposase.); this encodes MKMFVEPPAIYLHKQSVDFRKSINGLCVIVEEHMRLSAFSGALFVFCNRQRDKVKVLYWDQTGFCLWYKRLEKDTFKWPKQMRGEVLTLSERQWSWLLEGLDIERMKGHKPLQFSSTY
- a CDS encoding IS66 family transposase; this translates as MKTTDSTTLPDDIESLKALVLSLQGESKKYQQLYYETLEKWQLSLKQRFAASSEGYPGQGELFNEAEELLAPSEEEIAADETITYTRKKTRRPSLAAELPREDVVHDIPAADKVCNDCGNDLHRMGEEVSEKLEFIPATVKVIRHIRPKYSCRCCEKNATQTQIKIAPVPASILPKSIATPTLLAQIISAKYQFGLPLYRQEALFKSFGIELHRQTMSRWLVKLSEQLELLYEHWHQQILKQPAIWSDDTPVKVIETEKSQCYMWVYGCGADKKSADGPPNIVLYDYQDGRASACPETFLQGYTGLLQVDGYAGYNHTEATLVGCWAHARRKFIEAKAVQPKGKTGRADQALNLIQKLYGIETSIADATPEHKRQVRQEQSAPIMQQLKAWLDKTVLQVPPKTAIGVALQYSLNQWNKLTAYLEHGLVSIDNNRAERAIKPFVIGRKNWLFSNTRSGAKASAILYSLVETAKANDLQPAVYLQALFEQLPHTSAADIDTLSPWNIKLS